A genomic window from Chitinophagaceae bacterium includes:
- a CDS encoding SDR family NAD(P)-dependent oxidoreductase: MNLKSKYGNTALVAGASEGMGAAFSRYLAAEGMDLIIVARRGGPLQQLADLIMKEFAVHVTCIICDLSEATAAQQLQSAVYGREINLLVYNAGLSYIGAFEKNNPAHNLQITTTNIVTPINLMQLFSEQMIQKKLRAVIFMSSLAGFQGSGNLAVYAGTKAFTRVFAESLWYEWKNRGVDIIACCAGATSTPNFINTNPEKSNLFAPKVQTPEEVVKECFKKLGKQPSVITGTGNKVASFIMQKILPRKMAINIMGDATKKLYRL; this comes from the coding sequence ATGAATCTAAAATCAAAATACGGCAACACGGCTTTGGTCGCCGGTGCATCGGAAGGCATGGGTGCAGCATTCAGCAGGTATTTGGCCGCTGAGGGAATGGATCTGATAATCGTAGCCAGACGCGGCGGGCCGTTACAACAATTGGCAGATTTAATAATGAAGGAGTTTGCGGTACATGTTACCTGCATCATTTGTGATTTATCGGAAGCAACCGCTGCGCAACAGTTGCAATCGGCTGTATACGGCCGGGAAATTAATTTGCTCGTTTATAACGCGGGGCTTTCTTATATCGGTGCGTTTGAAAAAAACAATCCCGCGCATAACCTTCAGATCACAACAACAAACATTGTTACACCGATAAACCTGATGCAATTATTTAGCGAACAAATGATTCAGAAAAAATTGCGGGCAGTGATCTTTATGTCTTCTTTGGCCGGATTTCAGGGCAGTGGTAACCTGGCAGTCTATGCAGGCACAAAAGCATTTACCCGTGTTTTCGCAGAAAGCCTTTGGTATGAATGGAAAAACCGCGGCGTGGATATTATTGCCTGTTGTGCAGGTGCCACTTCCACACCCAATTTTATAAATACCAACCCGGAAAAATCCAATCTATTTGCACCGAAAGTGCAAACACCAGAGGAAGTGGTGAAAGAATGTTTTAAGAAGTTAGGAAAACAACCTTCTGTAATAACAGGTACAGGTAACAAAGTGGCATCCTTTATCATGCAAAAAATATTACCGCGCAAAATGGCGATCAATATCATGGGTGATGCTACAAAAAAATTGTACCGGCTTTAA
- a CDS encoding methyltransferase domain-containing protein codes for MKNFVISILKLLGLYKTFIIPPEVVANYIELNTEESSVMKQIITGFCKEEKYDSKESRLFDIDALFSGRLLEFRQTHIPFLTEKTGLKNKKVLEIGCGTGASTIALSEQGALVTGIDIDESAIEIAQKRADIYRLHPSFLKLNATQIETLGDSDWDIIMFVASLEHMTPKERQASLKQAFSLLKPGGHLCVFGTPNRLWPYDLHTSLLPFYMWLQDELAMDYARFSPRTEFSQIHTGNFENKYEELYRWGRGVSFHEIELALGRITDLKVTGSLPIYLRKYGFIQKISYRRSDEFFLKRTLSRFGPKNMHPGFYECYLDIIIEK; via the coding sequence ATGAAAAATTTCGTAATCAGCATCCTGAAATTACTAGGCCTGTACAAAACATTTATCATTCCTCCGGAAGTAGTTGCAAATTATATTGAATTGAATACTGAAGAAAGCTCAGTGATGAAACAAATCATTACCGGCTTCTGCAAAGAAGAAAAATATGATTCCAAAGAGTCGAGGTTATTTGATATTGATGCGCTGTTCAGCGGACGCCTCCTGGAGTTCAGGCAAACCCATATTCCCTTCCTGACTGAAAAGACAGGATTAAAGAATAAAAAAGTATTGGAAATAGGTTGCGGCACCGGCGCATCAACAATTGCATTGAGTGAACAAGGTGCGCTGGTTACAGGAATTGATATTGATGAAAGCGCTATAGAAATTGCGCAAAAGAGAGCGGATATTTATAGATTACATCCTTCCTTTCTGAAGCTTAATGCAACACAGATCGAAACGCTTGGTGATTCAGATTGGGATATTATCATGTTCGTAGCGTCACTTGAACACATGACTCCCAAAGAAAGGCAGGCATCTTTGAAGCAGGCTTTTTCATTACTAAAACCAGGTGGCCATCTTTGTGTGTTTGGAACACCGAACCGATTGTGGCCTTATGATTTGCATACTTCCCTTTTGCCGTTTTATATGTGGCTTCAGGATGAATTAGCTATGGATTACGCAAGGTTCAGTCCGAGAACAGAATTTAGCCAAATACATACTGGCAATTTTGAAAATAAATATGAAGAGCTCTATCGTTGGGGAAGAGGTGTTAGTTTTCATGAAATCGAATTAGCGCTGGGAAGAATCACGGATTTAAAAGTTACAGGCAGTTTACCGATTTACCTGAGAAAATATGGCTTCATTCAAAAAATCAGCTACAGAAGATCTGATGAGTTTTTTTTGAAAAGAACATTATCGAGGTTCGGTCCCAAAAATATGCATCCCGGATTTTATGAATGTTATTTAGACATCATAATAGAAAAATAA